The Chroicocephalus ridibundus chromosome 17, bChrRid1.1, whole genome shotgun sequence genome window below encodes:
- the MED1 gene encoding mediator of RNA polymerase II transcription subunit 1 isoform X2: protein MFFPFQSCPELVQHLREKNFDEFSKHLRGLVNLYKLPGDNKLKTKMYLALQSLELDLSKMAGMYWQATNANPLDKILHGSVGYLTPRSGGLLMNLKYYVSPYDLFEDGTGAPVILHENNVPRSLGMNVSVTVEGTMTMYKLPIAPLIMGSHPVDSKGTPSFSSITSANSVDLPACFFLKFPRPIPVSRAFIQKLQGCTGIPLFDTPPTFVPLYELITQFELSKEADPLPLNHNMRFYAALPGQQHCYFLNKDAPLPDGRSLQGTLISKIAFQHPGRVPLILNLIRHQVAYNTLIGSCVKRTVLKEDSPGILQFEVCPLSDSCFSVSFQHPVNDSLVCVVMDVQDSTHVNCKLYKGLSDALICTDDFIAKVVQRCMSIPVTMRAIRRKAETIQADTPALSLIAETVEDMVKKNLPPASSPGYGMTTGSNPMSGTTTPTNTFPGGPITTLFNMSISMKERHDSVGHGEDFSKVSQNPILTSLLQITGNVGSTIGSSPTPPHHTPPPVSSPASNTKNHPMLMNLLKENPPQDFSTLYGSSPLERQNSSSGSPRMEMGPGGNKQKKKKSRMPADKPKHQTEDDFQRELFSMDVDSQNPIFDVNMTADTLDTPHITPAPSQCSTPPTTYPQPIPHSQPSIQRMVRLSSSDSIGADVTDILSDIAEEASKLPTTNEDCPPIGTPVRDSSSSGHSQSALFDPDVFQTNSSENPYTDPADLIADAAVSPNSDSSNHFFPDGVDFNPDLLNSQSQSGFGEEYFDESSQSGDTDDFKGYASQALSTLGVQVLGADGGENKFKGSNQSDTVDFSIIAAASKALGSSDLMEHHSGGQSPLLNTGDLGKEKSQKRVKEGNGSGSNMAGPGIDGKPGKRSRTPSSDGKSKEKLPKRKKQETDGKSPSHSSSNRPFTPPASTGGSKSPGSSGRSQTPPGVATPPIPKITIQIPKGTVTVGKPSSHGQYTSSGSVTSSSSKSHHSHSSSSSSSSSSSTSGKIKSSKSEGSSGSKMSSSLYSSQGGSSSGQSKSSAQSVGKPGSSPITKHGLSSGSGGTKMKPQGKPSSLMNPSMSKPNISPSHSRPSGGADKLASPMKPVPGTPPSSKAKSPISSGSGGSHMSGTGSSSSMKSSSGMGSSGSMSQKPPPSSNSSTASSSSFSSSGSSMSSSQNQHGSSKGKSPSRNKKPSLTAVIDKLKHGVVTSGPGGDDPMDGQMGPSSNSSSHTMSSKHNMSGGEFQGKREKSDKEKSKVSVSGGSVDSSKKTSDSKNVGSTGVAKIIISKHDGGSPSIKAKVTLQKPGEGGGDSLRPQMASSKSYGSPLISGSTPKHERCSPSHSKSPAYTPQNIDSESESGSSIAEKSYQNSPSSDDGIRPLPEYSSEKHKKHKKEKKKVKDKDRDRDRDRDKDRDKKKSHGMKPESWSKSPISADQSLSMASSAILSAERPSRASPEFLIGEEDDDLMDVALIGN from the exons agagaaaaattttGATGAATTTTCTAAGCATCTAAGGGGGCTTGTGAACCTGTATAAGTTGCCAGGAGACAA caAACTTAAAACTAAAATGTACTTAGCTCTGCAGTCCTTAGAGCTGGATCTCTCAAAAATGGCAGGGATGTATTG GCAAGCCACCAACGCAAATCCCCTCGACAAGATTCTTCATGGCAGTGTTGGCTATCTTACCCCCAGGAGTGGAG GTCTCCTGATGAATCTCAAGTATTATGTCTCGCCTTATGATTTGTTTGAAGACGGCACTGGAGCCCCCGTTATTTTGCACGAGAACAATG TTCCTCGGTCTTTGGGTATGAATGTGTCGGTAACCGTTGAGGGAACCATGACGATGTACAAACTTCCAATTGCACCACTGATCATGGGCTCTCACCCAGTTGACAGCAAAGG AACTCCGTCCTTCTCGTCGATCACCAGTGCCAACAGTGTGGACTTACCAGCTTGTTTCTTCCTGAAATTCCCACGTCCCATTCCAGTGTCTCGAGCTTTCATTCAGAAACTCCAGGGCTGCACAG GTATTCCATTGTTCGACACGCCACCAACATTTGTGCCCTTGTATGAGTTGATCACACAGTTTGAGTTATCCAAAGAGGCTGATCCTCTGCCTTTAAACCACAATATGCGCTTCTATGCA GCTCTTCCAGGACAGCAGCACTGTTACTTTCTGAACAAAGATGCACCTCTCCCAGATGGAAGAAGCCTTCAAGGAACTCTGATTAGTAAAATCGCCTTCCAGCACCCTGGGCGGGTTCCTCTCATCCTCAATTTGATCAGACATCAGGTGGCGTACAACACACTGATTGGCAGCTGTGTCAAGCGAACAGTTTTAAAAGAAG ATTCTCCTGGGATCCTGCAGTTTGAAGTTTGTCCTCTCTCTGACTCCTGCTTTAGTGTATCCTTTCAGCATCCTGTGAACGACTCCCTGGTGTGTG TGGTAATGGATGTGCAAGACTCCACTCACGTGAACTGTAAGCTGTACAAAGGGCTGTCCGATGCTCTTATCTGTACGGATGATTTCATTGCCAAAGTTGTTCAAAG ATGTATGTCCATTCCCGTCACCATGAGAGCAATTCGTAGAAAAGCAGAAACCATTCAAGCAGACACACCAGCCTTGTCCCTCATTGCAGAGACAGTAGAAGACATGGTGAAGAAAAATCttcccccagccagcagcccaggGTATGGCATGACCACAGGCAGCAACCCAATGAGTGGTACCACTACCCCCACAAACACTTTTCCTGGGGGGCCCATCACTACTTTGTTTAACATGAGCATAAGCATGAAAGAGAGGCATGACTCGGTGGGCCATGGGGAGGACTTCAGCAAAGTATCTCAGAACCCTATTCTCACTAGTTTGTTGCAGATCACAGGGAATGTGGGGTCTACCATTGGCTCAAGTCCAACCCCTCCCCATCACACACCACCACCAGTATCCTCACCAGCAAGCAACACCAAGAACCACCCCATGCTCATGAACCTTCTTAAAGAGAATCCCCCTCAGGATTTCTCCACTCTGTACGGGAGCAGCCCTCTCGAAAGGCAGAACTCTTCCTCTGGCTCCCCCAGAATGGAAATGGGCCCTGGGGggaataagcaaaagaaaaaaaaatcccgcaTGCCGGCCGACAAGCCCAAACATCAGACTGAGGATGATTTCCAGAGGGAGCTCTTTTCAATGGATGTTGACTCCCAGAATCCCATTTTTGATGTCAACATGACTGCAGATACCCTGGACACCCCTCATATTACTCCAGCACCCAGCCAGTGCAGCACTCCTCCTACTACATACCCACAGCCTATACCTCACTCGCAGCCCAGTATTCAGAGAATGGTTCGACTTTCTAGTTCGGACAGCATTGGGGCCGATGTTACTGATATCCTCTCGGATATAGCAGAGGAGGCTTCCAAGCTACCCACCACTAATGAGGACTGTCCACCCATTGGTACTCCAGTAAGAGACTCTTCTAGTTCAGGACATTCACAAAGTGCCCTCTTTGACCCAGATGTTTTTCAGACGAACAGTAGTGAGAACCCGTACACAGATCCAGCAGACCTGATAGCAGACGCTGCTGTGAGCCCCAACAGCGATTCttcaaaccatttttttcccGATGGAGTAGATTTCAATCCTGACTTGCTGAACAGTCAGAGTCAAAGTGGCTTTGGGGAGGAGTACTTTGATGAGAGCAGTCAGAGTGGAGACACTGATGATTTCAAGGGCTATGCGTCCCAGGCTCTGTCTACTTTGGGGGTGCAAGTCTTGGGGGCTGATgggggggaaaataaatttaagggGAGCAATCAGTCTGATACGGTAGATTTTAGTATTATTGCAGCTGCAAGCAAAGCACTGGGGTCCTCTGACCTCATGGAGCATCACAGTGGAGGTCAGAGCCCTTTACTGAATACAGGGGATTTGGGAAAAGAAAAGTCTCAGAAACGGGTAAAGGAAGGCAATGGCTCTGGCAGTAACATGGCAGGTCCCGGGATAGACGGGAAGCCAGGGAAGCGCAGCCGGACGCCGTCCAGTGATGGTAAAAGTAAAGAGAAACTTCCAAAGCGGAAAAAGCAGGAGACGGATGGGAAATCGCCATCTCACAGTTCATCAAACAGGCCTTTCACGCCACCAGCAAGCACAGGTGGCTCCAAATCTCCGGGGAGTTCGGGCAGATCTCAGACTCCTCCCGGTGTAGCTACTCCTCCTATTCCAAAAATAACCATCCAGATCCCAAAAGGAACAGTGACTGTTGGCAAACCGTCTTCACACGGCCAGTATACAAGTAGTGGCTCTgtcacctcctccagcagcaaaagCCATCATAGccattcttcctcctcctcctcttcttcctcctcttcaacctcaggcaaaattaaaagcagcaaatcAGAAGGGTCTTCTGGCTCAAAGATGAGCAGCAGCCTCTACTCAAGCCAAGGCGGCTCAAGTTCAGGTCAGTCCAAAAGCTCTGCTCAGTCGGTGGGAAAGCCTGGATCCTCCCCCATCACCAAACACGGCCTCAGCAGCGGTTCCGGAGGTACCAAGATGAAACCTCAAGGAAAACCGTCATCACTTATGAACCCTTCCATGAGTAAACCAAACATCTCTCCGTCTCATTCTAGACCCTCAGGGGGTGCTGACAAGCTTGCTTCTCCCATGAAACCTGTCCCAGGTACTCCCCCATCGTCTAAAGCAAAGTCACCAATCAGTTCAGGTTCCGGAGGCTCCCATATGTCTGGGACTGGATCAAGCTCAAGTATGAAATCATCTTCAGGAATGGGATCCTCTGGGTCTATGTCGCAGAAACCGCCACCTTCATCAAATTCTTCAACGgcatcttcatcttccttttcatCCAGCGGGTCTTCCATGTCTTCATCTCAAAACCAGCATGGAAGTTCCAAAGGCAAGTCTCCGAGCAGAAACAAGAAGCCATCTTTGACTGCAGTCATAGACAAACTTAAACATGGGGTTGTCACTAGCGGGCCTGGTGGAGATGACCCAATGGATGGACAAATGGGGCCAAGTTCCAATTCCTCAAGCCATACAATGTCCTCCAAAcacaatatgtctggaggtgagTTCCAGGGCAAACGTGAGAAGAGTGACAAAGAGAAATCTAAAGTCTCTGTTTCTGGAGGATCTGTTGACTCTTCCAAGAAGACTTCAGATTCCAAAAACGTTGGAAGCACTGGAGTGGCCAAAATTATCATCAGCAAACATGATGGTGGTTCCCCTAGCATCAAAGCCAAAGTAACTTTGCAGAAACCCGGGGAAGGAGGCGGGGATAGTCTAAGGCCTCAGATGGCTTCTTCCAAAAGCTATGGGTCCCCTCTAATCAGTGGATCTACTCCAAAACACGAACGCTGCTCTCCCAGCCACAGTAAGTCACCAGCATACACTCCCCAAAACATAGACAGTGAGAGTGAGTCGGGCTCTTCCATAGCAGAGAAATCCTACCAGAACAGCCCCAGCTCCGACGATGGCATCAGGCCTCTGCCGGAATATAGCTCAGAAAAACACAAGAAgcacaaaaaagagaagaaaaaagtgaaagacaaaGACCGGGACAGAGATCGGGATCGAGATAAAGACAGAGACAAGAAGAAATCTCATGGCATGAAGCCGGAGAGCTGGTCAAAGTCCCCGATTTCGGCTGACCAGTCTCTCTCCATGGCCAGCAGTGCCATCCTCTCGGCTGAGCGACCGTCCCGGGCTAGTCCCGAGTTTCTCATCGGGGAGGAAGATGATGATCTCATGGATGTTGCTCTGATTGgcaattaa
- the MED1 gene encoding mediator of RNA polymerase II transcription subunit 1 isoform X1: protein MKSVPGGAEETEKLNKMSALLERLHAKYNQNRPWTETMKLVRQVMEKRVVMNSGGHQHLVSCLETLQKALKVSSLPAMTDRLESIARQNGLGSHLSANGTECYITSDMFYVEVQLDPTGLLCDVKVAHHGENPVSCPELVQHLREKNFDEFSKHLRGLVNLYKLPGDNKLKTKMYLALQSLELDLSKMAGMYWQATNANPLDKILHGSVGYLTPRSGGLLMNLKYYVSPYDLFEDGTGAPVILHENNVPRSLGMNVSVTVEGTMTMYKLPIAPLIMGSHPVDSKGTPSFSSITSANSVDLPACFFLKFPRPIPVSRAFIQKLQGCTGIPLFDTPPTFVPLYELITQFELSKEADPLPLNHNMRFYAALPGQQHCYFLNKDAPLPDGRSLQGTLISKIAFQHPGRVPLILNLIRHQVAYNTLIGSCVKRTVLKEDSPGILQFEVCPLSDSCFSVSFQHPVNDSLVCVVMDVQDSTHVNCKLYKGLSDALICTDDFIAKVVQRCMSIPVTMRAIRRKAETIQADTPALSLIAETVEDMVKKNLPPASSPGYGMTTGSNPMSGTTTPTNTFPGGPITTLFNMSISMKERHDSVGHGEDFSKVSQNPILTSLLQITGNVGSTIGSSPTPPHHTPPPVSSPASNTKNHPMLMNLLKENPPQDFSTLYGSSPLERQNSSSGSPRMEMGPGGNKQKKKKSRMPADKPKHQTEDDFQRELFSMDVDSQNPIFDVNMTADTLDTPHITPAPSQCSTPPTTYPQPIPHSQPSIQRMVRLSSSDSIGADVTDILSDIAEEASKLPTTNEDCPPIGTPVRDSSSSGHSQSALFDPDVFQTNSSENPYTDPADLIADAAVSPNSDSSNHFFPDGVDFNPDLLNSQSQSGFGEEYFDESSQSGDTDDFKGYASQALSTLGVQVLGADGGENKFKGSNQSDTVDFSIIAAASKALGSSDLMEHHSGGQSPLLNTGDLGKEKSQKRVKEGNGSGSNMAGPGIDGKPGKRSRTPSSDGKSKEKLPKRKKQETDGKSPSHSSSNRPFTPPASTGGSKSPGSSGRSQTPPGVATPPIPKITIQIPKGTVTVGKPSSHGQYTSSGSVTSSSSKSHHSHSSSSSSSSSSSTSGKIKSSKSEGSSGSKMSSSLYSSQGGSSSGQSKSSAQSVGKPGSSPITKHGLSSGSGGTKMKPQGKPSSLMNPSMSKPNISPSHSRPSGGADKLASPMKPVPGTPPSSKAKSPISSGSGGSHMSGTGSSSSMKSSSGMGSSGSMSQKPPPSSNSSTASSSSFSSSGSSMSSSQNQHGSSKGKSPSRNKKPSLTAVIDKLKHGVVTSGPGGDDPMDGQMGPSSNSSSHTMSSKHNMSGGEFQGKREKSDKEKSKVSVSGGSVDSSKKTSDSKNVGSTGVAKIIISKHDGGSPSIKAKVTLQKPGEGGGDSLRPQMASSKSYGSPLISGSTPKHERCSPSHSKSPAYTPQNIDSESESGSSIAEKSYQNSPSSDDGIRPLPEYSSEKHKKHKKEKKKVKDKDRDRDRDRDKDRDKKKSHGMKPESWSKSPISADQSLSMASSAILSAERPSRASPEFLIGEEDDDLMDVALIGN from the exons agagaaaaattttGATGAATTTTCTAAGCATCTAAGGGGGCTTGTGAACCTGTATAAGTTGCCAGGAGACAA caAACTTAAAACTAAAATGTACTTAGCTCTGCAGTCCTTAGAGCTGGATCTCTCAAAAATGGCAGGGATGTATTG GCAAGCCACCAACGCAAATCCCCTCGACAAGATTCTTCATGGCAGTGTTGGCTATCTTACCCCCAGGAGTGGAG GTCTCCTGATGAATCTCAAGTATTATGTCTCGCCTTATGATTTGTTTGAAGACGGCACTGGAGCCCCCGTTATTTTGCACGAGAACAATG TTCCTCGGTCTTTGGGTATGAATGTGTCGGTAACCGTTGAGGGAACCATGACGATGTACAAACTTCCAATTGCACCACTGATCATGGGCTCTCACCCAGTTGACAGCAAAGG AACTCCGTCCTTCTCGTCGATCACCAGTGCCAACAGTGTGGACTTACCAGCTTGTTTCTTCCTGAAATTCCCACGTCCCATTCCAGTGTCTCGAGCTTTCATTCAGAAACTCCAGGGCTGCACAG GTATTCCATTGTTCGACACGCCACCAACATTTGTGCCCTTGTATGAGTTGATCACACAGTTTGAGTTATCCAAAGAGGCTGATCCTCTGCCTTTAAACCACAATATGCGCTTCTATGCA GCTCTTCCAGGACAGCAGCACTGTTACTTTCTGAACAAAGATGCACCTCTCCCAGATGGAAGAAGCCTTCAAGGAACTCTGATTAGTAAAATCGCCTTCCAGCACCCTGGGCGGGTTCCTCTCATCCTCAATTTGATCAGACATCAGGTGGCGTACAACACACTGATTGGCAGCTGTGTCAAGCGAACAGTTTTAAAAGAAG ATTCTCCTGGGATCCTGCAGTTTGAAGTTTGTCCTCTCTCTGACTCCTGCTTTAGTGTATCCTTTCAGCATCCTGTGAACGACTCCCTGGTGTGTG TGGTAATGGATGTGCAAGACTCCACTCACGTGAACTGTAAGCTGTACAAAGGGCTGTCCGATGCTCTTATCTGTACGGATGATTTCATTGCCAAAGTTGTTCAAAG ATGTATGTCCATTCCCGTCACCATGAGAGCAATTCGTAGAAAAGCAGAAACCATTCAAGCAGACACACCAGCCTTGTCCCTCATTGCAGAGACAGTAGAAGACATGGTGAAGAAAAATCttcccccagccagcagcccaggGTATGGCATGACCACAGGCAGCAACCCAATGAGTGGTACCACTACCCCCACAAACACTTTTCCTGGGGGGCCCATCACTACTTTGTTTAACATGAGCATAAGCATGAAAGAGAGGCATGACTCGGTGGGCCATGGGGAGGACTTCAGCAAAGTATCTCAGAACCCTATTCTCACTAGTTTGTTGCAGATCACAGGGAATGTGGGGTCTACCATTGGCTCAAGTCCAACCCCTCCCCATCACACACCACCACCAGTATCCTCACCAGCAAGCAACACCAAGAACCACCCCATGCTCATGAACCTTCTTAAAGAGAATCCCCCTCAGGATTTCTCCACTCTGTACGGGAGCAGCCCTCTCGAAAGGCAGAACTCTTCCTCTGGCTCCCCCAGAATGGAAATGGGCCCTGGGGggaataagcaaaagaaaaaaaaatcccgcaTGCCGGCCGACAAGCCCAAACATCAGACTGAGGATGATTTCCAGAGGGAGCTCTTTTCAATGGATGTTGACTCCCAGAATCCCATTTTTGATGTCAACATGACTGCAGATACCCTGGACACCCCTCATATTACTCCAGCACCCAGCCAGTGCAGCACTCCTCCTACTACATACCCACAGCCTATACCTCACTCGCAGCCCAGTATTCAGAGAATGGTTCGACTTTCTAGTTCGGACAGCATTGGGGCCGATGTTACTGATATCCTCTCGGATATAGCAGAGGAGGCTTCCAAGCTACCCACCACTAATGAGGACTGTCCACCCATTGGTACTCCAGTAAGAGACTCTTCTAGTTCAGGACATTCACAAAGTGCCCTCTTTGACCCAGATGTTTTTCAGACGAACAGTAGTGAGAACCCGTACACAGATCCAGCAGACCTGATAGCAGACGCTGCTGTGAGCCCCAACAGCGATTCttcaaaccatttttttcccGATGGAGTAGATTTCAATCCTGACTTGCTGAACAGTCAGAGTCAAAGTGGCTTTGGGGAGGAGTACTTTGATGAGAGCAGTCAGAGTGGAGACACTGATGATTTCAAGGGCTATGCGTCCCAGGCTCTGTCTACTTTGGGGGTGCAAGTCTTGGGGGCTGATgggggggaaaataaatttaagggGAGCAATCAGTCTGATACGGTAGATTTTAGTATTATTGCAGCTGCAAGCAAAGCACTGGGGTCCTCTGACCTCATGGAGCATCACAGTGGAGGTCAGAGCCCTTTACTGAATACAGGGGATTTGGGAAAAGAAAAGTCTCAGAAACGGGTAAAGGAAGGCAATGGCTCTGGCAGTAACATGGCAGGTCCCGGGATAGACGGGAAGCCAGGGAAGCGCAGCCGGACGCCGTCCAGTGATGGTAAAAGTAAAGAGAAACTTCCAAAGCGGAAAAAGCAGGAGACGGATGGGAAATCGCCATCTCACAGTTCATCAAACAGGCCTTTCACGCCACCAGCAAGCACAGGTGGCTCCAAATCTCCGGGGAGTTCGGGCAGATCTCAGACTCCTCCCGGTGTAGCTACTCCTCCTATTCCAAAAATAACCATCCAGATCCCAAAAGGAACAGTGACTGTTGGCAAACCGTCTTCACACGGCCAGTATACAAGTAGTGGCTCTgtcacctcctccagcagcaaaagCCATCATAGccattcttcctcctcctcctcttcttcctcctcttcaacctcaggcaaaattaaaagcagcaaatcAGAAGGGTCTTCTGGCTCAAAGATGAGCAGCAGCCTCTACTCAAGCCAAGGCGGCTCAAGTTCAGGTCAGTCCAAAAGCTCTGCTCAGTCGGTGGGAAAGCCTGGATCCTCCCCCATCACCAAACACGGCCTCAGCAGCGGTTCCGGAGGTACCAAGATGAAACCTCAAGGAAAACCGTCATCACTTATGAACCCTTCCATGAGTAAACCAAACATCTCTCCGTCTCATTCTAGACCCTCAGGGGGTGCTGACAAGCTTGCTTCTCCCATGAAACCTGTCCCAGGTACTCCCCCATCGTCTAAAGCAAAGTCACCAATCAGTTCAGGTTCCGGAGGCTCCCATATGTCTGGGACTGGATCAAGCTCAAGTATGAAATCATCTTCAGGAATGGGATCCTCTGGGTCTATGTCGCAGAAACCGCCACCTTCATCAAATTCTTCAACGgcatcttcatcttccttttcatCCAGCGGGTCTTCCATGTCTTCATCTCAAAACCAGCATGGAAGTTCCAAAGGCAAGTCTCCGAGCAGAAACAAGAAGCCATCTTTGACTGCAGTCATAGACAAACTTAAACATGGGGTTGTCACTAGCGGGCCTGGTGGAGATGACCCAATGGATGGACAAATGGGGCCAAGTTCCAATTCCTCAAGCCATACAATGTCCTCCAAAcacaatatgtctggaggtgagTTCCAGGGCAAACGTGAGAAGAGTGACAAAGAGAAATCTAAAGTCTCTGTTTCTGGAGGATCTGTTGACTCTTCCAAGAAGACTTCAGATTCCAAAAACGTTGGAAGCACTGGAGTGGCCAAAATTATCATCAGCAAACATGATGGTGGTTCCCCTAGCATCAAAGCCAAAGTAACTTTGCAGAAACCCGGGGAAGGAGGCGGGGATAGTCTAAGGCCTCAGATGGCTTCTTCCAAAAGCTATGGGTCCCCTCTAATCAGTGGATCTACTCCAAAACACGAACGCTGCTCTCCCAGCCACAGTAAGTCACCAGCATACACTCCCCAAAACATAGACAGTGAGAGTGAGTCGGGCTCTTCCATAGCAGAGAAATCCTACCAGAACAGCCCCAGCTCCGACGATGGCATCAGGCCTCTGCCGGAATATAGCTCAGAAAAACACAAGAAgcacaaaaaagagaagaaaaaagtgaaagacaaaGACCGGGACAGAGATCGGGATCGAGATAAAGACAGAGACAAGAAGAAATCTCATGGCATGAAGCCGGAGAGCTGGTCAAAGTCCCCGATTTCGGCTGACCAGTCTCTCTCCATGGCCAGCAGTGCCATCCTCTCGGCTGAGCGACCGTCCCGGGCTAGTCCCGAGTTTCTCATCGGGGAGGAAGATGATGATCTCATGGATGTTGCTCTGATTGgcaattaa